A region of the Novosphingobium aureum genome:
ATGGTTCCGAGTTCCACGAGTTCAAGGCGCTCTACGGCAGCACGCTGGTCTGCGGCTTCGCCCATATCCACGGTGTCCCGGTGGCCATTCTCGCCAACAACGGCGTGCTTTTCTCGGAGAGCGCGCAGAAGGGTGCGCATTTCATCGAGCTCGCCTGCCAGCGCGGTATTCCGCTGCTGTTCCTCCAGAACGTCTCTGGCTTCATGGTCGGGGGCAAGTACGAGGCCGAGGGCATCGCCAAGCACGGCGCCAAGCTGGTCACTGCGGTCGCGACCGCCAACGTGCCCAAGCTGACCGTGCTCATCGGCGGGTCCTTCGGTGCGGGTAACTACGGCATGTGCGGGCGCGCCTACGACCCGCGTTTCCTGTTCTCCTGGCCCAATGCGCGCATCTCGGTGATGGGCGGCGAACAGGCCGCCTCGGTGCTGGCGACCGTCCACCGCGACGCCGACAAGTGGGACGAGCGCGAGGCCGAGGCCTTCAAGGCCCCGATCCGCGAGAAGTACGAGACCGAGGGCAGCCCCTACTATGCCACCGCGCGGCTGTGGGACGATGGCGTGATCGACCCCGCACAGACCCGCGACGTACTCGGCCTCGCGCTTGCCGCCGCGCTCGAGGCACCCTTCCCCGAAGCCCCGCGTTTCGGCGTCTTCAGGATGTGATGGCCATGGTCGGACAGGACACCCGCGATACCCTCTACGTGCTCGACACCGATTGGGCGGACCCCGAATTCGGCGGCGAGCGGCGCTTCTACTGCAAGGACTGCGTCACCGTCGAAGGGCTGCTCGCGCTCTTCCCCGAGCGGGCCGGCAACATCGAGGTGGTGCGCGTCGGCTGGCCGCGCCCGCGCGGGCCGGTCGTCGAGCGCCTTGGCGCGGACAACCAGAACCTGCCTGCGCTCGCCTTTGCCGAGGGCGGCTTTGCCAACGACATCGAGGGCGTGCTCGGCGCGCTCCACACCCGTCACGGTTTCCCGGAGCGTCATCCATGATCACCTCGCTGCTCATCGCCAATCGCGGCGAGATCGCCTGCCGCGTGATCCGCACCGCGCGCAGTCTCGGCATCCGCACCGTCGCAGTCTATTCCGAGGCCGACGCCGATGCGCTGCACGTGCGCGAGGCCGACGAGGCGGTGCTGATCGGCCCTGCACCATCGGCGCAAAGCTACCTCGTGGGCGAAAAGATCCTCGCAGCGGCAAAGGAGACCGGGGCCGAGGCAATTCATCCCGGCTATGGCTTCCTTTCCGAGAACGCGGCCTTCGCGCAGGCGGTGATCGATGCCGGGCTCGTCTGGGTCGGACCCGATCCTGCCTCGATCACCGCGATGGGCCTCAAGGACGCGGCCAAGGCGCTGATGGCCGAGGCGGGCGTGCCGGTGACGCCGGGCTACATGGGCGAGGACCAGTCGGTGCTGACGCTCGCCGAGGAAGCGGCCAAGGTCGGCTATCCGGTGCTGATCAAGGCGGTCGCGGGCGGCGGCGGCAAGGGCATGCGGCTGGTCGAGGCGCAGGAGGACTTCGCCGACGCGCTAGCCTCGTGCAAGCGCGAGGCGGCGGCCTCCTTCGGCAACGACCACGTGCTGATCGAGAAGTACATCGCCAGCCCGCGCCACATCGAGGTGCAGGTCTTCGGCGACCGCCACGGCAACGTCGTCCACCTGTTCGAGCGCGACTGCTCGCTCCAGCGCCGCCACCAGAAGGTGATCGAGGAAGCGCCCGCGCCGGGCATGGACGCAGCGACGCGCGAGGCGCTCTGCGCTGCGGCGGTGCGCGCGGCAAAGGCGGTCGATTACGTCGGGGCGGGCACGATCGAGTTCATCGCCGACGGCTCGGGCGCGCTCGATGCCGAGCGCATCTGGTTCATGGAGATGAACACCCGTCTTCAGGTCGAACATCCCGTTACCGAGGAGATCACCGGGGTCGACCTCGTCGAGTGGCAGTTGCGCATCGCCAGCGGCGAACCCCTGCCGCTCGCGCAGGACCAGCTCGCGATCAACGGCTGGGCGATGGAGGCGCGCCTCTACGCCGAGGACCCCGCGCGCGGTTTCCTGCCCAGCATCGGGCGGCTCGACCTGCTCCAGTTCGGCGAGGCTCCCGAAGGCATGGGCCATGGCCGGATCGAGACCGGCGTGGTCGAGGGCGGGGCGGTCTCGCCGCATTACGATCCGATGATCGCCAAGGTCGTCGCCTGGGGCGAGGACCGCGAGGAAGCGCGGCTCACGCTGGCGGGCATGCTCGAAGAGAGCGCGGTCTGGCCGGTGCGCATCAATGCCTCGTTCCTCGTGCGCGCGCTGCACCAGGCGGATTTTGCGAACGGGGATGTCGATACCGGCCTCATCGCGCGCGAGGGCGAGGCGCTGGCACAGGCGCCGGCACCCTCTGCCGAGGTGCTCGAGGCAGCGGCGCGCGCGCTCGTCCCGGCCAGCGACGTGGCAGGTTTCCGGCTCAATGCGCCCGCCGCGCGCACCGGCTGGTTCCTGCTCGAGGGCGAGCCGGTCGAGATCGCGCTCGGCGGTCAAGGCAGCGAGGCTCCGGTCGGGTCCGTGCTGCTCGCCGAACAGGGCGCGGCCTGGCGGCTCACGCCCTGGCGGCGCGATGGTGCGCACGGCGGGGCGGATGGCTCGGGCGCGATCCTCGCGCCGATGCCGGGCAAGGTGATCGACGTCGCGGTCGAGGAAGGCGAGGAGGTCAAGCGCGGCCAGAAGCTGCTCACGCTCGAGGCGATGAAGATGGAGCACACGCTGACCGCGCCCTTCGACGGCACGGTCGCAAAGCTCAATGCCGAGGCCGGGCAACAGGTTCAGGTCGAGGCGCTGCTGGCGCGGATCGACGAAGCGGAGGCAGGCTGATGGCGGGGCGTTTCTACGACGAGTGGCAGCTGGGCGACCGGCTGGTGCACCAGCCCTCGCGCACGGTGACAGAGACCGACAACCTGATGTTCTCGGCGATGACGCACAACATGCAGCCGCTGCATCTCGATGCCGAGAGCGCGAAGGCGAGCGAGTTCGGGCAGATCCTCGTCAACTCGACCTTCACGTTCAGCCTCGCGGTAGGACTGTCGATTACCGACACCACGCTGGGCACGCTCGTTGCCAACCTCGGTTTCGACAAGGTGGTGACACCCGCGCCGACCTTCATCGGTGACACGCTGACCTGTTCGAGCGAGGTCGTCGAGATGCGCGAGAGCAAGTCGCGCCCCGGGCAGGGCATCGTCACTTTCCGGCACGAGATGACCAACCAGCGCGGCGAGACCGCGCTCTCGCTGCTGCGCACGGTCCTCCTCAAGAAGCGCGCCGCGGACTGAGGTGGCCGGGTGGGCCCAGGCTGCGTGGACAAATTCGGCAGTGACCGGAGCGACCGACTTGGGGTGATTTGAGACTTTGCCCCCACTCCGCTCATGCTGAGCTTGTCGAAGCATGCGAGCCACAACCCCATGCCTTGGGGCGTTCGACAGGCTCAGGCTGAGCGGGAGCTGGCGGGGCTGAAATGGGTTGGAAGAAACCGTTTCCTAATCCTCGTCATTCCCGCGAAGGCGGGAATCCAGTTTTGAACTTGCGGTAAAATTCACATTCGCGCGAGCCGCGCAGTTTCTGACCACTGATCTTGAGGCGAATCGCTGCGCAGTCTGGATTCCCGCCTTCGCGGGAATGACGAAGTTGGGTGGATATTTTTCGTTGCCGGTCACCATCTAAGTCGATGTTGGATTGATCTTAATAAATAAGCTGCTGCTGCGCCAATTGCTGACCCGACGAGACCAGCGCCAAACGCGAGGCCATGGAGACTCAATGGCGTCGGGGCGATGAATAGTGATGTGAGAACCGGCAAAGACGCTGTGCCAACCATCACCTTCATTCGAGCTTTTGGAAGAAAAGCATGGATTAAGAAACTGAGCGCGAACGCAAAGCCGACGGCACCAAAAATGAAATACCCTACTCCCACAAGCTCTCCACCCACGGTCCCAGTCGCCGCCAAATTTGCAGGCTACGGTTAGCTTTATGCCAAATCGGCGCTTTATACCGCAATGGCGGCAAGGGGGGCGAAACCGGACATTCGATTTCGTCCACGCCGCCCAGGATCCTGACCCTAGTCCGCGGTCAGCGTGACCACGCTTTCGGGCGCATCGCGCAGGCGCAGGCCGAGGCCGTCGGCTCCGGGTTGCGGCACCGCGATGGCGGCGCCGGTGAAGCCGGGCGAGACCTTGACCGCACCTGTCATCTCCGACCCCTTGCCCACGGCATCGAGGAGGAACAGGTCCCGGCCGCGCAGCGTACAAGGCGTGGCCGAGGCCGTGGCGGCCTTGTCATTGCAGGTCAGCGCGGTCACGCGTGGCAGCCGCACGAGGCTGGCTAGCGGCTGCCAGTCGCTCGAACGCGCCAGACTGCTGGAACCCGTATCGCCGCCGCGCAGCAGCCGGAAGCGCAAGGGGCCGAAGGTGCCGGGCGGCAGGTCGCTCGCGCGCAGCGTCGCGACGGCGACCTGGGCCGTTGCCAGCGAGAGGCCCTTGCCGATCTCGAGACGGGTGAGCGGGGTCAGGGGCTCAGTACCGGGACCTTGCGGCGCGAGTGCGATCTCGATGGCGTCGCTGCGATCGAAGGCGCCTTCACCGGCACGGTCGATCGAGAACACCAGTTCGCCATCGTCGGGCAGCAGCTCGCCCTTGCCGAGATCGAGCGTGTGTTCCCCCGGTTTCGCATTGGCGGTGCGTACCGATCGGTCGAGCAGGTGCACCTTCGGGCGCGGCGATGCGACGGTGACGGGCAGGCGAACCTTGCGTCCGCTGGCAAGCGTCACCCAGGCAGTCTCGGTCTCGCCCTCGGGTGTCTGCGCGAGGTCTTCGGCCGCTGCGCCAGTTTCGCCATCGGCGACGAGGCGCAAGAGATCGGCGTCCTGCGCGCGGGTTAGCTCGGCTGGTACGAAGCGGCGCTTGCCCAGCTCGAGGCTTTTCACCTGGTCGAGCCTGAGACCGGTCAGCAGGCCTTCGTCATCGCCGGCGTGGACCTCGAAACCGTCGATCCGGCTGCCTTCGGCCACCGCCTCGAGATCGAGGCGTACCGGTTCGGCTGCGCCGAGCACCTGAAGCTCGAGGCTGTGCTTGCCCGTCTTCAGCGCATCGCCGGGCACCTTGACCGCGAGGCGGCCTTCGCTCTCGACTTCCCAGACGAGCCTTTGCGGGCTGCCGTCTTTGCGCCGCAGCGTGACGCCCGAGAGGCACGCCGGGGCGCTTCCCTCGACGACGATGCGGTTGTCGCGTCCTACGACCAGCCCTGTGCCCCCGTCGGCAAGCTTCCACTGCGCGACGCCGGGCAGCTGTACCGCGAATTCGGGGCCTTCGAAGGGCGTAAAGCCCCAGAGCCCGTGGAGGCGTGCGCGCATCGCGCCCGAAAGGCCCTCGGGCAGTGGCGCATCAAGGCGGTAGCCACCCTTGTCGGCCTGCGGGGCGACCGGGACCTCGACCGTGCGTCCCGAGGCGCTAGTGATGGTGACCGCCATGTCGTGGGCGAAGGCGGTGGAGAAGACCAGCGGCGCGCCTTCGACCGGCAGCACCGCGCCGGGCCGTGCGAGGCACACCGGCGCGGCATCGCTTGCGCGCAGGCGCGGCGGCCTGCTGGCCTCGATCGAGGGCATGGCCGCGACCATCACCGTCTTGGGCTTCTGGAACGAGGGCGCGGCATTGAGCAGCAGCGAGAGCCTGTCGTCGTGCGCGGTGGTCAGCGCGGGCAGGTAGTTGAAGGTCGGGTTGCTGAAGGCGCCGAGCAACTTGGCGACATCGCGCACCACGCCGATGTAGGGGCTGTAGGTGCCGCCGCCCGCTTCGGGAACGGCGCTCAGCTGCAGCGCCAGCGCGGTCGGCGCGCCGGTCAGCGTGTCGGTGATCGAGTTCGAGTGGACATCGCCCAGCACGAGGTTCTCGCGATCCTCGAGCAGGCACGAGGCCTGTTCCTCGGCGACGCGCAGCAGGCAGTCCTCGTTGAGCTTGATCCCCAGTGCATTGGCGAGCGGCGGGGCGATCTTGCGCAGGTTCTGCGGATGGCCGATCTCGGCGCGGATGCCCGCCATGAAGGTCTCGAGCCGGGTATGGTCGAGCGAGGCCAGTTCGAGATCGTGGCTGGCGCGCACGAACTCGCCGGGCTTGCCGCGGACCGCATCGCGCAGCACGCCTTCGGCGCCGCCGGTGTCGGGCACCAGCAAAAGCACCATCTGCCGCGCGCCCTTGGGCACGGTGAGCGCGAGGGTGTTCTTCTTCTCCTTTTCCTTCCAGCTCTCGGCGGTCTCGATCCAGTCCTTGGGGGGCGGATTGGTCGCGCCGCGCAGGAAGGCGGAGACGAGAATGAACTCTGCGCCATGGTCCTCGGGCATCGCGCCATGGACGGTGACCTTGTCGCCTTCGGCAAGACTGGGCACCTGCGCGATCGGCAGGGACTTGCCGTCGCGCGTGACATCGACCCTGAGATCGGGGCCGGCCAGCTCGAAGGAGGGACCCTTGGCGGCGTGTGCAGGCGCGCCAAGGACAAGCGTGCTCGAGGCCGCGAGCAGGCAGGCCAGCGGGGCAGCAAGCGATGAAGTCAGCGAACGCGCGGGCTTTGGCGTATCGTGCACCCGCTTGCGGTCGATCAGGAAGTCACTTGGCAAGGGATGTCGTTCCTCTGCTCCATTTGCATTGCTCCCCTGTCTGCGGCCCGGCTTCGCCTTACCCGCAAGTCGTGCCCCGCGCAAAGGGGGCACTTCGGCAGAATGAACGCATTACGCGCCGCCGGGTTCGATCCCGTAGGTGGCGAGGATCTGGTCGGCGACCTCGTCGGAGGTGAGGCGTCCCGGGCGATACCAGTTCGATGCGGTGTTGAGCGTGGTCAGCAGCAGGAGCCGGTAGATGTCCGGATCGCGCCCGGCAACCGGCGGGACCGCGGCGATCAGCTCGGCGAACATCGTTTCGAAAGCATCGCGCCGCTCGATCAGTCTTTCGCGCAGGCCCTCGGGCACCGAGCCGAGGTCGTTCATCAGCGGCATCGTCAGCGAATCGGGGGCGAGCTGGATCGCGAGGAGGATGCGACAGGCGCTTGCGAGGCGTTGTACCGGGTCCTCGATATCCGCGATGCCCGCGCGGATCGCGTCTTCCGCCGATTGCAGCGCGCGGTCGTGAATGCGCACGAAGAGCGCGTCCTTGCTCTTGATGTAATGGTAGAGCGAGCCGCCGAGCAGGCCGACCCGTTCGCCGATGTCGCGGATGCTGGTTGCGGCATAGCCCTTCTCGGCGAAGAGCGCGGCAGCGGCGTTGAGCACGGCCTCCTCGCGGCTGGGTTCGCGTCCCGCAGCTTCCATGGAGCGGTCCTGGGTGTCATGCCGGGCTGTCATCGTGCTTGCGTGGCGATTTGCGCGGGTATGGGCAAGCCCGTTTTCTTCGCTCTGGCTGCCGCACATCGCTGTGGGCCAAGATGATCCAAGGCGTGTGGCAGGCTTTCAGAAGGGGGCGGGGTCCCCCGCCCGCGCCGCGAGCGGTCCAGGTAGCAGACCATGGGCGGTACGAGCGGGGGCGCCGGTGGCGGGACTGGATCGGCACCCGCGCCTTCGCCCCGGGGGCGGATCGCGGCTGTCAATGTACCACCGGCCCTGAGATCGAAGGGCGCCGCCAGGGGGGGACTGGGAAACCGGCGCTATCGATCCCAAGAGACCATGCGAATCGGGCGTTTTATCGTGCAGGCCCGGACAAGAATTCAAGATTCAGAAAAATCCGAGCATTTTGAAGTTCCTGACCCTCTCTTCGCGCATTTGTGTACACAAAGGCCTGCATCTTTTCCAGAACGCTTGTAGGTATTAATACATTATAGAGCGAATATATACAATGTGCATTGTATAGTTGTTCGTAGTGAATTGTATTTGTTTGAGATTCCGTGCTTTCGAAGAAATCGTAATCTGCGAGCCTTGTGACTTTACGAGTGAGGCTTAGTTCTGTTGGTCAACACCGGGGCCGCGCTCGACAAGCCATTCGCCTGTCGTGCAATTTTCCGGATCGAACGCAGCGACGGCGCGCATGATCCGGGCGGTTTCACCGGGCAAGGCAGCTTCGAACCTGACCGTGACCGTCCATTTCCCGTTGGGTTCGGACCTGTCGACGCTGAGGTTCCGGAAATCGAAGCCGCTGCTGCCGGGTGGCAGGCCTTCGGTTATCCGCAGCAGCAGGTCGCGCAGGAAGGCAGGCTTGCGGGTGCGGCAGATGTCGTTCGGCTCCGGGGCGGTGAGGTCCGACTTCTCGATGTCGTAGGTTGTGGGCGTCGGC
Encoded here:
- a CDS encoding DUF3088 family protein, producing the protein MVGQDTRDTLYVLDTDWADPEFGGERRFYCKDCVTVEGLLALFPERAGNIEVVRVGWPRPRGPVVERLGADNQNLPALAFAEGGFANDIEGVLGALHTRHGFPERHP
- a CDS encoding acetyl/propionyl/methylcrotonyl-CoA carboxylase subunit alpha, encoding MITSLLIANRGEIACRVIRTARSLGIRTVAVYSEADADALHVREADEAVLIGPAPSAQSYLVGEKILAAAKETGAEAIHPGYGFLSENAAFAQAVIDAGLVWVGPDPASITAMGLKDAAKALMAEAGVPVTPGYMGEDQSVLTLAEEAAKVGYPVLIKAVAGGGGKGMRLVEAQEDFADALASCKREAAASFGNDHVLIEKYIASPRHIEVQVFGDRHGNVVHLFERDCSLQRRHQKVIEEAPAPGMDAATREALCAAAVRAAKAVDYVGAGTIEFIADGSGALDAERIWFMEMNTRLQVEHPVTEEITGVDLVEWQLRIASGEPLPLAQDQLAINGWAMEARLYAEDPARGFLPSIGRLDLLQFGEAPEGMGHGRIETGVVEGGAVSPHYDPMIAKVVAWGEDREEARLTLAGMLEESAVWPVRINASFLVRALHQADFANGDVDTGLIAREGEALAQAPAPSAEVLEAAARALVPASDVAGFRLNAPAARTGWFLLEGEPVEIALGGQGSEAPVGSVLLAEQGAAWRLTPWRRDGAHGGADGSGAILAPMPGKVIDVAVEEGEEVKRGQKLLTLEAMKMEHTLTAPFDGTVAKLNAEAGQQVQVEALLARIDEAEAG
- a CDS encoding MaoC family dehydratase; the encoded protein is MAGRFYDEWQLGDRLVHQPSRTVTETDNLMFSAMTHNMQPLHLDAESAKASEFGQILVNSTFTFSLAVGLSITDTTLGTLVANLGFDKVVTPAPTFIGDTLTCSSEVVEMRESKSRPGQGIVTFRHEMTNQRGETALSLLRTVLLKKRAAD
- a CDS encoding TetR/AcrR family transcriptional regulator, producing MEAAGREPSREEAVLNAAAALFAEKGYAATSIRDIGERVGLLGGSLYHYIKSKDALFVRIHDRALQSAEDAIRAGIADIEDPVQRLASACRILLAIQLAPDSLTMPLMNDLGSVPEGLRERLIERRDAFETMFAELIAAVPPVAGRDPDIYRLLLLTTLNTASNWYRPGRLTSDEVADQILATYGIEPGGA